Proteins encoded within one genomic window of Granulicella pectinivorans:
- a CDS encoding GMC oxidoreductase yields the protein MTNEIFDVLIIGSGHAGGMAAKILTEQGISCLMLNAGPVADVGRDAQPKPAYELPYRGFKQPGKLEHVFQSNGFNEHVWVDEQEVPYTFDPANPYNWVRVRLFGGRSLFWSRQSFRLSNYELKGKSHDGFGEDWPIDEATLSPFYSRVEEIFQVEGALDGPPQMPDGNFVLDKSPWSEAMLRFGKAGQAYDMQICKQRRANGRDGLASSVNLLLPDAEKTGKLTSIANAVVREITRDKTTGQPNGVHFVDRLTGRELHVKARVIVVAAGTLETTRLLLNSGMANSSGLVGRYLMDQIYGPGVVCSVPEARGGKHAKNGLVGGGAIVPRFRNIKTKADGFLRGYAMNVTSSTGGLDARNFKAYGKELQSKMDEYYGSGFHMTMMGEVLGRYENHVRINKEKVDAWGIPVLHIETHYGENEINMSKDCAETGAAIAEAAGFEVLAKNPVPNPPGYSIHEVGTCRMGDDPKKSVVNKWGQSHDHKNLFLVDASVFTSAGWQNPTMTILALSMRASEYLAGEMKKGNV from the coding sequence ATGACAAACGAGATCTTCGATGTGCTGATTATTGGGTCGGGTCACGCGGGCGGTATGGCCGCGAAGATCCTGACGGAGCAGGGCATTTCATGCCTGATGCTGAATGCCGGTCCGGTGGCCGATGTGGGCCGCGACGCGCAGCCGAAGCCTGCGTATGAGCTGCCGTATCGCGGGTTCAAGCAGCCCGGCAAGCTGGAGCATGTGTTCCAGTCGAACGGCTTCAACGAGCATGTGTGGGTGGACGAGCAGGAGGTTCCGTATACCTTCGATCCGGCGAATCCCTACAACTGGGTGCGCGTGCGGCTGTTTGGCGGGCGATCTTTGTTCTGGTCGAGGCAGTCGTTCCGGCTGAGCAACTATGAGCTGAAGGGCAAGTCGCACGATGGCTTTGGTGAGGACTGGCCGATCGATGAAGCGACGCTGTCGCCGTTCTACTCGCGCGTGGAGGAGATCTTCCAGGTGGAGGGTGCGCTGGATGGTCCGCCGCAGATGCCGGATGGCAACTTCGTGCTGGACAAGAGCCCGTGGTCGGAGGCGATGCTGCGTTTTGGCAAGGCCGGTCAGGCGTACGACATGCAGATCTGCAAGCAGAGGCGCGCGAATGGGCGCGACGGTCTTGCGAGCTCGGTGAACCTGCTGCTGCCGGATGCGGAGAAGACGGGCAAGCTGACCTCGATTGCGAATGCCGTGGTGCGTGAGATCACGCGGGACAAGACGACGGGGCAGCCGAACGGTGTTCACTTCGTCGACCGTCTGACGGGCCGGGAGCTGCATGTGAAGGCGCGTGTGATTGTGGTCGCGGCTGGAACGCTCGAGACGACGCGACTTCTGCTGAACTCAGGCATGGCGAACTCGAGCGGTCTGGTTGGGCGCTATCTGATGGACCAGATCTATGGTCCGGGCGTGGTGTGCTCGGTGCCGGAGGCGCGTGGCGGCAAGCACGCGAAGAACGGGCTGGTGGGCGGCGGCGCGATTGTGCCTCGATTCCGCAACATTAAGACCAAGGCCGATGGCTTCCTGCGCGGCTACGCGATGAATGTGACGAGCTCAACGGGCGGGCTCGATGCGCGCAACTTCAAGGCGTATGGCAAGGAGCTGCAGTCCAAGATGGACGAGTACTATGGCAGCGGCTTTCATATGACGATGATGGGCGAGGTTCTCGGACGGTACGAGAATCATGTGCGCATCAACAAGGAGAAGGTCGATGCGTGGGGAATCCCGGTGCTGCATATCGAGACGCACTACGGGGAGAACGAGATCAATATGTCGAAGGACTGCGCGGAGACCGGCGCCGCGATCGCCGAGGCCGCGGGCTTCGAGGTGCTGGCGAAGAATCCGGTGCCGAATCCTCCCGGGTACAGCATTCACGAGGTCGGAACCTGCCGCATGGGCGACGATCCGAAGAAGAGTGTGGTGAACAAGTGGGGACAGAGCC
- a CDS encoding gluconate 2-dehydrogenase subunit 3 family protein, with translation MLRRDFVRAVLAVVAVPRLLFAQKGAQLPLPAPTPWTQGLNPQTPVPHVVVADAVADGELKFFTSAQMATLTRLSEVLVPSFDGKPGAIEAEAPAFFDFFIGKSPDARKKLYTGGLGWLDAEAVKKFKTPFAKLSDEQADELLKPWLRTWMSDHPPTESHADFINIAHDEIRTATVNSAAWSVASGGKAPGGLYWYAIEPDLRGVSAASAHVQPHVQAVPKAAHPMPSYPR, from the coding sequence ATGTTGCGTCGTGACTTTGTCCGGGCTGTGCTGGCGGTTGTTGCGGTTCCGCGGCTGCTGTTTGCGCAGAAGGGCGCGCAGTTGCCTTTGCCTGCGCCCACACCGTGGACGCAGGGGCTGAATCCACAGACGCCTGTGCCGCATGTCGTCGTTGCGGATGCAGTGGCGGACGGCGAGCTGAAGTTCTTTACCAGTGCGCAGATGGCTACCTTGACCAGGTTGAGCGAGGTGCTTGTGCCTTCGTTCGACGGCAAGCCGGGCGCGATCGAAGCGGAGGCTCCGGCGTTCTTCGATTTCTTCATCGGCAAGTCGCCCGATGCGCGGAAGAAGCTTTACACGGGCGGTCTCGGCTGGCTCGATGCGGAGGCGGTGAAGAAGTTCAAGACGCCGTTCGCAAAGCTGAGCGACGAGCAGGCCGATGAGTTGCTGAAGCCCTGGCTGCGGACCTGGATGAGCGATCATCCGCCCACGGAGTCGCATGCGGACTTCATCAACATTGCGCATGATGAGATTCGCACAGCCACGGTGAACTCGGCTGCCTGGAGCGTCGCCTCCGGAGGGAAGGCTCCGGGCGGGCTGTATTGGTATGCGATTGAACCGGATCTGCGTGGCGTCAGCGCTGCTTCGGCGCATGTGCAGCCGCATGTGCAGGCGGTTCCCAAGGCCGCACACCCCATGCCCTCTTACCCGCGATAG